TGTGGTCCTCTGCCCTCAACCCAGAATTCCTCTGGCTGACTCTGTCCCCATTGTCCAGTCAAACCAACACACTCACGGACAGCTGGTGTTCAGGCATAAAGGGAGGGACACATCTGTCCGCGTTAGGCTCAAACACGGCATGTCCTGGGGACGGTGTAGGCGTGGGGTAGCTCAGAGGAAGGAGACCCGCCTCTGGGCCGAGAGCCCCTCGGCCGTGGAAATGGCCAGACCAGACACTGCCCGCCCCGCTCCCGGACTTCGCgggtccagcccctcccccaagccctaGCAAGTCGCTTCAGGAGCGGGCCGCGCGCTAGGAGGAGATGCGCTCTGACGGGCCCCCGCTCGGGGGGAGCCCGGGCACTGGCTCGGGTCCCAGCACCGGCCCGACCCTAGGGCGCGCGAGGGGGTCCGATGGAGCCCGAGGGCCCCCGCACGGCGGTGGGGGGCTGCGGGAGCCCCCAGGAAGGCGCCTCGGGCGAGCGGCGAGGCCAGGACCTCGGGCTTCCGGCCTTTGGCTTGAAACACGCTGGCCCTTTGCCAAGCCGCCGAGCCCACCAGCTTCCCCGCCGCGCGCGGCTCTCAGCGAGGCGGCCCGCgcgccggcccggccccgcccctgccgcgCCGCTTTACGGCGGAGGCCGCGAGGCGACCTGGGCCGCCGTAAagcgccccgcccccggcgccgGCGCCGCGAGGCCGACCCCGTTCCCGCGGCCGGGCTGCCCGCCTGccgcgcgccccgcgccccgcgccatGGCCAGCCGCGCGCCGCGGGTCGAATACTTGGCGGGCTTCCGCTGCCCGCTCGGGGGCCTGGCGGCGGGCAAGCCCCGCGTGCTGTGCCACGGGGCGGAGGTCTTCCTGTCCACCGGGAGCGAGCTGGTCTACGTCTACGACCAGGAGGGGCGGCTGCTGACCGTGAGCGCGGGGCGGGGGTCTCCAGAGGGATGGGCCTGGGTTTGCACAGAGGGGTCCGAGCGTTCGGGGAGTTTGTCCTCCGCCTCCCCGGGCCCCCCGCCTCCGGCCTGACGCTGCCTTCTCCCTGGACGTCCAGGCTGTGTACAAGTTTCCCGGTCAGGTGTGGCACCTGGAGCTCCTGGCCCTTCGCAAGGCGCTCTACGTTTTGTGCGCCCAGAGCGGCATCTATTGCTTGTCCTTGGACCAGGCGGGCAGGTGAGGAGTGGTCGCTGGGCGGCCTGCTTTGGGAGGGTCCACACTGCCCTCCCCGTGGTTGAGGCTGACCTGGCCTCATATGGGCTTCTCACTGCATCTGACAGGtgcttccctgctctgcctcttcacTCCCCGCCCCTGTGACCTATGTTACCCCTGGATTGCATTCAGAGTGAGCACTCACTGGCCCTTGCAGGTGGGGACGGTGGGCTCAGGGCCAGCTCTGGAGTCTGGAGTGCTTGTGCCCCCAGCCCCATTGTTCTCTAGCAGGCTGCTGCTTACAGAGAATCTTCAGTAAACGGGGTCCAGGCAGCTGAGTCTGCAGCCCTTGAGCCTTGGTGGGGGTCTGTGAACCGTGAGTCAGTGCTCAGAGGACCTGGCCCCCAGCACCAGTGCAGAGCCTAGACATGACATCTGCTCATTGCTGGTTTAGAGGATAAGAAGTTAGCAGGTGCGGTTCCCAGCTGAGGCCTCAGGGTCCAGCAGTCCTGCACTGATGAGGATTTTCTGAGCCCTGTTTCTGGAAGCCCTGTGACATGCGTGTCCCTGGGTGACCAAGTGCGGCAGAGCCGTCCCCGCAGCAGGTGGGGGGCACTGTGGCATGCCAGCTGCTCCCTGATGAGCCTCTCCCACACCGCTGAGGGTCACTGAGGCCACTCCCTGTGAAGACCCCAGACCTGTCATGCTCAGCGGCAGGTTGTTGCGAAGAGAGCTGGTGAGGGTTAGTGCTGTGACCGTGGCTCCCTGTATTCTTGAAGGTCCGTGAGCCAGGATGGTGGGGACGGCGGGGATAGCCAGGGCACTGAGGACGAGCAGGACGGGGCACCTCCCTCCCCCGTCATCCCCGTGGACCCAGGTGCCTGTGTCCTGCCTGACGCCACGCTGTGCGCCTTCACCATCCTCGATGACGTCCTCGTCACCCTGGCACAGGGCCCCACCCAGTGGAAGGTGCAGCTGTTCGAGCGGCCCTCACCTGGGGAGGACCCCAGGCCCGGGGGCCAGATTGGCGAGGTGCACTTGTCCAGCTGCACCCCCACTGCTGGGAGCCCAGGAGAGCCCGCAGCCCCCCACTTCCTCCCCGTGCTGTGCTGCGCATCACCGCCAAGTTCCAGGGCCCCGCGCAGCTCCCGGGGCTTTGCCCTCGAGGGCGCCCTCTTTGGGCTGCTCTTTGGGGCTGGTGCCACCCTCCTAGAGTCGCCCGCGATCCTCTGCGGTCTCCCTGATGGCCAGCTCTGCTGTGTGGTCCTGCAGACCCTGGTCACCTCCAGGTCGGCCCCTGGCGACCCCAAGGCCCTTGTCAAGATCCTCCACCACCTGGAGGAGCCTGTTGTCTTCATCGGGGCCTTGAGAACGGAGCCGCTGGCTGAGGACGTGGAGGACGAGCATTCCGACTGCCTGGTGGTGCTCGGTCACCACGGCCGGACGCTAGCCATCAAGGCCAGCTGGAATGAGGCGGGGCATCTGGCGCCAGAGCTGCGGGAGTACCGCCTCCCGGGGCCTGTGCTCTGCGCAGCCTGTGGTGGGCACAGCCGTCTGTACCTCAGCAGCCCCTCAGACCTCTGTGTGGTGGACCTGGCCCGGGGAGGCTCCCCCTGGGACCCTGCACAGCCCGATGGGGCCCTAGGAGGCCTGCCCTCTCTGTTGTGTCCCACCAGCTTGAGCGTCTGCAGCGTCGTCACCCTCTCTGTGTCATCCAGGACACCTGAAGGTACGAGCCTCAGCTTTAACCTGAAAACCACAGCCCCAGGGTGGGTGGATCCTCCATTCTGGtgtcctttctctgcctcacCCGTGTTCTCCATAACCCTGCCCGGCAGGCCTACCCTCAGTTGACATAGCTCCTTGTCATGGGATCCTGCGTGTCCTGCATGTCCCGCGTGGGTTGTGGGGGTTAGGGCGCCGCCTGCCTGGGTGGGGTCTGCACCTGGGCGGCCCAGGGCAAGTGTGTCTCCGTGATGGATCTCCCATGGCAGGTAGTCCAGGGGAAATTCAAGTCGGTTCAGGTTAGGCCTTTACCTCTCTTTTGAAAGGGATAAAACTTACCATGTGGCCTCCAGTAAGCCCATCCTGCACTGAAGACGCCATCCCCAaactcttgtgtgtgtgttttccctggACAAGGCCGGAGAGAGTTTCAGCCATGTTTGCCCAATGCCAGGGGCGGGGGGTAGATAGATGCCCCCCACCAGTGGATATTCCCATTAAGACGGCCCACGAGCGCATCGTAGGTCTTGCCGTGGACCAGACTTGAAGGGGAAAGGCTGTTGTCTCTACTGCAGGGAGAGGGCCCCACCTCTGGCCTGGCTCAGGGACATGGGAACCAGCAGGTGGCAGGAGGTGGAGCCGGTTTCCCGGGGAGCTTCCTGGTAGCCCAGGAGCAGAAAAGGGGGCAGAGCTGGTAGCTTCCAGAAAAGCCCCAGGGAGAGCCAGCCgggccctggaggaggccagggccTGCGTGGCGCCTGCCTCTCTTAGGAAATCTCGGAGCAGCTGTGCTCTGGAGGGCCTATTGGAGGGGGGCGCCCCCGGCTGATGTGGTGGCACCGTTTAGTCCCGTCCACGTACAAGGTGCAGCCTCTGCCTTGCTGACACCGTCTCCCGGGGACAGCCCTTCCCGACGTGTGCACTGGATGAACACGGCAGTGAATACGGCTCTGCCCGGCCCAGGGCATGGCCCGGGCTCTCCTCACCTGGCACTGTTGTTCTGCCAGCGCTCATCAGGAGTCCCGGGAACTGCTGCACCTTCCCAGCAGCGGGCCCTCCCTGCCTGTTGACCCAGCCCCGCATGTGTCCACCTGCAGGTGGCACTGAGCTCCTAGCCCTGTCGGCCAAAGGCCGGCTGATGACCTGCAGTCTGGACCTGCACCCTGAGACGCCTTGCCCCACCAGCGTGACCTCGGCAAACACTGGCCAGAAAATTAAGGAGTTGTTGTCTGGCATTGGCACCGTGTCTGAGAGGTGAGCAGCTGGCCATGGCTCGGACAGAAGCTGGCATGGCATCCACTGGAGGAGGCGTCCTGAGTGGTGGTGCTGGGCCGGGCCGGGCCTGCTCCTTTGCCTCTGGCCCCAGCGGTGGCCCCAAGTGCCATGCTGCCGGGTCAAAGGCGGCACTGAAGGCCAGTTGTAGGTGCCGAACCCTTGGGGTTTAGAGCCAGTTTCAGGCTGCCTGCCGCCCCCTGGGCTGTCACAGTGGCACCGCAAAGGGACTGACTTGGAAATGTCCGGGGCACGGCGGGGGCAGCCAGCCCCACCACAGACACCACCTGGCCCGTGCGGCCCTGATGGGATGTAGCTTTGTCAGCCTGGTGGTCTGGGCCAGGCTGCCAAGTGCAGGCTGCCCCAGGTACATCCTCTGCCCTCGTTTCTCGGTtgctggagaggagggtggggtcaGACGGTTGCAGGGCAGGGCGAGAGGTCCCTGAGGTGGGGCTCCTTGCTGGTGTCCAGGAGTAGCAAGGCCTGGTCCCTTCCGGCGTTGGGAGTGGAGAGGTGGCACCCAGAACGAGGGCTCCTCGTCCCCCACCAGTGGCCACATCTCCCTCCAGAGTGTCCTCTCTGAAGAAGGCAGTAGACCAGCGGAACAAGGCCCTGATGTGCCTCAATGAGGCCATGAACGTGAGCTGTGCCCTGCTGTCCAGCCGGGAGGGCCCCAGGCCCATCTCCTGCGCCATCACCACTGCCTGGAGCTGCCTGCAGCTGCAAGACGTGCTGACGGCCACCTGCCTGCTGGAGAACAGCAGCAGCTTCAGCCTGGACCGGGGCTGGGCCCTGTGCGTCCAGGTGCTCAGCAGCTCCAGGGCCTTAGACCTGGGCTCAGCCGGCTCGGCCGTCACCTACACCATCCCCGTGGACCAGCTCGGCCCCGGCGGCCGGCGGGAGGTGACGCTGCCCCTGGGCCCCGGCGAGGACGGCGCACTCGACCTGCCTGTGACCGTGTCCTGCGCGCTCTTCTACCACCTCAGGGAGGTCGTGGGCGGGGCCCTTGCCCCCACAGACCCTGCCCAGGACGCCTGGCCGGATGAGTGCCCCCCCGACGTCCTGCCTGAGCAGGATGGCGTCTGCCTGCCCCTGAGCGAGTGCACGGTGGACATGCTGCAGGGCCTGCGCTTCCCCAGCCTGTCTGTGCCCCCCATGCAGGCCCTGGGCCCGCTCAGCCCCGCTGGGGACCCCATCCACACCTTCCTGGGAACTTGCCGTGGGCCAGGTGGGCAGCTGGCAGGACCTTCGTCCCTGCGGGCCAAGTACCTGCCCCCATCCGTGGCCACCATCAAAGTGTCGGCAGAGCTGCTCAGGGCTGCCTTTGGGGATGGGCATGCAGGTTGGTGGCACTGACTGGCTTCGCTCTGGCCTCAGAGCCGGCCCTCCCACTCACAGATCTGCCCAGCCTCACAGCCGCACCTCTCCCCTCCAGGCATGTCCCTGGGCTGTGCCACCCTGCAGTGGCTCCTCGCTGAGAATGCTGTCGGGGACATCGTGAGGGCCCAAGCACTGTCCTCTGTCCAGGGAGTGGCCCCAGATGGCACTGAAGTCCACCTCATCGTCCACGAGGCAAGCAGGGGCCAGcccccctgcccttggggagacTGGCCTCAACGGCAGTGGTTCTGAGCGGGTCCCCGGGCGCCTGAGAGGAGTCAGacctgtgcccccccccccagaggaCCCGATGCGGCCAAATCTGAGGCAGGCTGTGATGGTGTGGCCTTGTGGGGCTGGAGGCAGTGTCACCCTCCCAACTGAGTCCCGTGAGGACCAGCCCAGTCCAGTGCTCTCCACGTGTGGTCCCAGCCCAAGGTGGCTCGTCGTTTGTGCCCCGGGAGCAGTGTGAGCACCGCTAGACCCCTAGAGCACCAGGGAGCCGGGCCCTGTCGCTGAAGCTGCTTACACGGGGGCTGATGAGACACCAAGATGGGGCTTggtcctccagccctgcccctacGCACACCTGCCTTCCCGACACCCTCGGCGGCCAGGGGTCTTGTCCAACTGTCCTTCGTGCTGCAGCATGGAGGCTCTGGCAGAACAGCCTAGGCAGCCAGGACTCATGTTGCCAAGGGTGGTGGGTGGAGGCTGCCCACGAGATGGGCCTTTCGGGTCAGGCCGGGACTAGGCACTGTCAAGGTTGGAGTGTCCTGGGGCCTGGTGGTGGCTCTGCAGGTGGTGGACAGGGGTGGGTGCCCCAGCACATCCTGCGATTCCAGAAGGAAGAGCCACCAGGCCTTCCCGAGGCCTCCAGGATCTTGCCTAGTGTCTGACACTCACCCATCTTTCCCAGCTTTCACGTTTGGCTGGAGAGCGCCAGGCTGACCTCGGCTGTCCAGCCCACACCCTGTTTTCACACCTGGAACCCTGACCCTGCTGTCAGGGGACCCAAGATGCCCAGTGTGGCCCGTGAGTGTGGGGTCCAGCCACGGGCTGTCCGTGGTGGTACACCCACAGCAGTCCTTTCCAGAGTGGGCGCCACAGATCTGCATCCTCAGGGAGCGCGGTGCTTCCTGGACACGTTTCCAAATGAGCAGATTTGCTGTTGCTTGGCTAGCTAGTTCTTCGAGTGGGAACTCATGTTGGATGTGGAGAGACAGGCCCAGGAGCCCACTGAGCTTGGCCCACGCTAGGACAGGGCAGCCCAGGCCAGGGAGTCAGGTCCCCCGGGCCTCACACACCCCTGCCAGCTCGGGGCACCCCGAGGGCTGAGCTGCCCCACTCCAGCGAGGTCCCCTGTGTGTTGCAGGTGGCCGTGACCGACCTGTGCCCAGCAGGGCCCATCCAGGCTGTGGAGATCCAGGTGGAAAGCTCCTCTCTGGCCAACATGTGCAGAACACACCACGCTATCATTGGGCGTCTACAGGTCTGTTGGCCGTTGTGAAGTTTCCATGTGGTGGGGATGCAGGGCTACCTGGCTGGCAGTTGCAGGCGAGCTGTGGGCatttgggaggtgggtgggggactTGCTGCTCACCCTCTTGGTCTGGGCAGTAGTTCCCAGTGGCCGTGTGCGCGTGGCCTGAAAGCTAAAGGGAGCCCCGCTTGTTCCCTGTCCCAGTCACCGTGAGGTCTGCACTTGCCCGGGCGATCGGAGGCTGCGTGGAGAGGCCGTGCCCCCGGATCAGACACGCTGGGCTCGGTCCCAGAACAAGGTGTCTGCTTGTTTGAGCCTCCACATCTTTGCTAAGATAGTGGGAGCTGGCAGCCAGCCCTTCACACACGCACAGGCGCGCGCACGCACGGCCCTGGGGACCTCGCTGCTGCTCCTGCAGTGCCATGCGGGGCACTGGGGCCACAACTCTGGGACCTGCGGGAAGGGCTTCGTGCTCCAGGTGGAAGTCTGTCAGCTGGTGCCCTTGGCAGACGGGGCCCAGGGTCAGCGGCCCAGCGCCTCCCGCCTGTTCTGAGTGTGCGGCCTTCGCTGTGCAACAAGTCTGCAGTGGCAGCTGTCAGCCAGTTTCCACAGTTTCCCCGAGCATGGACTCTGCGTGAGCCTCACTGGCAACTTCTCGGTGCACATCCCCAGTCTCCACCCCAGACTCCAAGTCAGGGAACCTGCAATCCGCGTTCTAGACTCACCAGTGcacccaggccagcctgggggcCAAGCCATGACCAGAGGACCCTTAGCTCAGTGCTGTGGCACATCTGTGGCTTCATGCCCGGGCTCTGTCCCCAGAGCAGagctcccacccctccccgcaTCTCCTCCCACCCTGGGAGAGCACCCCACTGTCGCTCTTGCCGTGCTGAAGCACACAGGGCCGTCTCCAGACCTGCCAAGCGTGGCGGCCAAAAGGTAGACAGTGAGTGAGAAGCCCAGGGGAAGAGCGTGTTGACCAGACTCCCAGCAAGAGGAGGAGTTagtgtcctgctgctgctgggacaAAGTGAGCAGATGGGACCCGGGTGTCAGCAGGGCGGGTCCTCTGGAGGCCTCTCCCGGAGCGTGTGCGGGCCTCACCGGGTCGTCCTCCGCATGTCTGTGCCCTGATCTCTTCTgagaaggacaccagtcctgtggGATTAGGGCCCATGCacgtgacctcattttaccttggTCATCTGTGAAGGCCCTCTCCAAATAGTCGCctctgaggtgctgggggctgggacttCCACATGAGAACGAGGGGGGCATGATTCACCCCGTGACAGGGTGCTGCCGACACTGTGCTCGTGGGACGGGAGTGTCCTCGTGCCATCCATTCACCTGGCCGCTCGGGGTCAGATGTGTGGCTGCTGCCAGTGGCCAGCACCTCCTGCTGCCCCTCAGTGTCGGGATCTCTTCTCAGTGCTTCGCCCCAGAGGCCAGTGGTAGCCTTGCTGCCTGGATAAGTCTGGGAGCTTGGACCTGAGCCCCGGGGCCCACCAGGCTGTCTCCCAAAGCAGGACACTGAGCAGCCCTGTTGTGGGCCATGCGGAACCACGCGAGCAGCAGCGTGGTGCTGGGGCCTGAGGCCAAGGccagtggggaggcaggcagtggaGGGGAAAGGGCCTGCGAGAAAGTTACTTCTAAGTAGACAGCCGTGAGGCTGGGGCCCGTGTGCCCTGCCGCCCGGGGTG
The sequence above is a segment of the Camelus ferus isolate YT-003-E chromosome 16, BCGSAC_Cfer_1.0, whole genome shotgun sequence genome. Coding sequences within it:
- the FAAP100 gene encoding Fanconi anemia core complex-associated protein 100 isoform X1; amino-acid sequence: MASRAPRVEYLAGFRCPLGGLAAGKPRVLCHGAEVFLSTGSELVYVYDQEGRLLTAVYKFPGQVWHLELLALRKALYVLCAQSGIYCLSLDQAGRSVSQDGGDGGDSQGTEDEQDGAPPSPVIPVDPGACVLPDATLCAFTILDDVLVTLAQGPTQWKVQLFERPSPGEDPRPGGQIGEVHLSSCTPTAGSPGEPAAPHFLPVLCCASPPSSRAPRSSRGFALEGALFGLLFGAGATLLESPAILCGLPDGQLCCVVLQTLVTSRSAPGDPKALVKILHHLEEPVVFIGALRTEPLAEDVEDEHSDCLVVLGHHGRTLAIKASWNEAGHLAPELREYRLPGPVLCAACGGHSRLYLSSPSDLCVVDLARGGSPWDPAQPDGALGGLPSLLCPTSLSVCSVVTLSVSSRTPEGGTELLALSAKGRLMTCSLDLHPETPCPTSVTSANTGQKIKELLSGIGTVSERVSSLKKAVDQRNKALMCLNEAMNVSCALLSSREGPRPISCAITTAWSCLQLQDVLTATCLLENSSSFSLDRGWALCVQVLSSSRALDLGSAGSAVTYTIPVDQLGPGGRREVTLPLGPGEDGALDLPVTVSCALFYHLREVVGGALAPTDPAQDAWPDECPPDVLPEQDGVCLPLSECTVDMLQGLRFPSLSVPPMQALGPLSPAGDPIHTFLGTCRGPGGQLAGPSSLRAKYLPPSVATIKVSAELLRAAFGDGHAGMSLGCATLQWLLAENAVGDIVRAQALSSVQGVAPDGTEVHLIVHEVAVTDLCPAGPIQAVEIQVESSSLANMCRTHHAIIGRLQRMVVEQAARGSSPPDLRLQYLHQIHANHETLLREVQTLRDRLCTEDEASSCATAQRLLQVYRQLRSPSLLLL
- the FAAP100 gene encoding Fanconi anemia core complex-associated protein 100 isoform X2 — its product is MASRAPRVEYLAGFRCPLGGLAAGKPRVLCHGAEVFLSTGSELVYVYDQEGRLLTAVYKFPGQVWHLELLALRKALYVLCAQSGIYCLSLDQAGRSVSQDGGDGGDSQGTEDEQDGAPPSPVIPVDPGACVLPDATLCAFTILDDVLVTLAQGPTQWKVQLFERPSPGEDPRPGGQIGEVHLSSCTPTAGSPGEPAAPHFLPVLCCASPPSSRAPRSSRGFALEGALFGLLFGAGATLLESPAILCGLPDGQLCCVVLQTLVTSRSAPGDPKALVKILHHLEEPVVFIGALRTEPLAEDVEDEHSDCLVVLGHHGRTLAIKASWNEAGHLAPELREYRLPGPVLCAACGGHSRLYLSSPSDLCVVDLARGGSPWDPAQPDGALGGLPSLLCPTSLSVCSVVTLSVSSRTPEGGTELLALSAKGRLMTCSLDLHPETPCPTSVTSANTGQKIKELLSGIGTVSERVSSLKKAVDQRNKALMCLNEAMNVSCALLSSREGPRPISCAITTAWSCLQLQDVLTATCLLENSSSFSLDRGWALCVQVLSSSRALDLGSAGSAVTYTIPVDQLGPGGRREVTLPLGPGEDGALDLPVTVSCALFYHLREVVGGALAPTDPAQDAWPDECPPDVLPEQDGVCLPLSECTVDMLQGLRFPSLSVPPMQALGPLSPAGDPIHTFLGTCRGPGGQLAGPSSLRAKYLPPSVATIKVSAELLRAAFGDGHAGMSLGCATLQWLLAENAVGDIVRAQALSSVQGVAPDGTEVHLIVHEVAVTDLCPAGPIQAVEIQVESSSLANMCRTHHAIIGRLQSP
- the FAAP100 gene encoding Fanconi anemia core complex-associated protein 100 isoform X3, encoding MASRAPRVEYLAGFRCPLGGLAAGKPRVLCHGAEVFLSTGSELVYVYDQEGRLLTAVYKFPGQVWHLELLALRKALYVLCAQSGIYCLSLDQAGRSVSQDGGDGGDSQGTEDEQDGAPPSPVIPVDPGACVLPDATLCAFTILDDVLVTLAQGPTQWKVQLFERPSPGEDPRPGGQIGEVHLSSCTPTAGSPGEPAAPHFLPVLCCASPPSSRAPRSSRGFALEGALFGLLFGAGATLLESPAILCGLPDGQLCCVVLQTLVTSRSAPGDPKALVKILHHLEEPVVFIGALRTEPLAEDVEDEHSDCLVVLGHHGRTLAIKASWNEAGHLAPELREYRLPGPVLCAACGGHSRLYLSSPSDLCVVDLARGGSPWDPAQPDGALGGLPSLLCPTSLSVCSVVTLSVSSRTPEGGTELLALSAKGRLMTCSLDLHPETPCPTSVTSANTGQKIKELLSGIGTVSERVSSLKKAVDQRNKALMCLNEAMNVSCALLSSREGPRPISCAITTAWSCLQLQDVLTATCLLENSSSFSLDRGWALCVQVLSSSRALDLGSAGSAVTYTIPVDQLGPGGRREVTLPLGPGEDGALDLPVTVSCALFYHLREVVGGALAPTDPAQDAWPDECPPDVLPEQDGVCLPLSECTVDMLQGLRFPSLSVPPMQALGPLSPAGDPIHTFLGTCRGPGGQLAGPSSLRAKYLPPSVATIKVSAELLRAAFGDGHAGMSLGCATLQWLLAENAVGDIVRAQALSSVQGVAPDGTEVHLIVHELSRLAGERQADLGCPAHTLFSHLEP